Part of the Aurantiacibacter aquimixticola genome, TCTCATTACTGCTTATCTTGGCTGGCGCGTTAGCGCGTCTGATGCTCTCGCCCTTCTCGGTGTCTACGGATTTTTCCGACTCCGCACGCGCTGGAAAGATTCTTTTGCGCTCGTTGATCCGGAAACGAACCTGCCGACATTCGCCGCGATGGAGGGCAGTGAAAAGATCGCGCAGGACTTGCCTGCGATCATCGTCGCGAAGATCCATCGTTTCGAGCAGGTTCGTCGCACCCTGCCAAAGGAAATGCACTCGGAATACGTCCTGCGGATCATATCGCGTCTGAAAGCCGCGACCCAGGATGCGACGATCCATATCGGCCAGGGCCATATGATCGCGTGGACGATGGGGGAAAAAGAACCGGGACTGCTGCAGGAACACCTGGAAGGGCTGCGCGCATTGTTCTCCGCGCCTCTTATCGTGGGGGACCAGCAAGTCGATGTCGGCATCACATTCGGCGTCGACATTACCCCCAGCCCCAATATCGCGCGGCGCTTGGCATCGGCCGTCGACGTGGCCGAGCAAACGAACGAGACATACGATCCGCTGATCATCGCCGATGCGACGTCGGAAGAGGATCTGATCTGGAACATCTCCCTGCAGGCGCGCATCGATGCGGCGCTCGGCAATGGCGAGATTTTCCTGGCCTACCAGCCAAAGATCATGGTGCAGACCGGAGAAGTCATCGGCGTCGAGGCGCTGGTGCGCTGGCGCGATCCAGCCAAGGGCCTGATCCCTCCAGACAGTTTCATCCGCCAATGCGAGACCGCCGGCCGGATGACGCATCTCACGCGCTTTGTCCTCGAAGAAGCCTGCCGCGCGGGCAACGCGTTCGAAGATGCGGGGCACAATTTCCCGGTTGCGGTGAATATCTCGGCGACGCTCATGCATGAAGACGCTGTCGTGGACATGGTGGCCGACGCCTTGCGGCGGACCGGGTTCGATCCGGGCAGGCTGACGCTCGAAATCACCGAAACCTACCGCATCTCCAATCTCGAACGCGCGGCGGAGGTCATGGAAAAATTGCGCGCGCTCGGCCTGAAGATTTCCATGGACGATTTCGGCGTTGGCGCAGCAAGCCTCGAGGCACTGCTTCGGCTCCCCTTCGGCGAACTCAAGATAGACCGGATGTTCGTCTCGCGCATGACATCCGATCCCAAGGCGGCAGGCATCGTGCGCAACATCCTGCAACTCGGAAAGGATTTGCGAATCATCGTCGTCGCGGAAGGCGTCGAAGATGCCGCGACGTTAACGATCTTGCGTGATTCAGGCTGTCTCGTGGCCCAGGGTTTCGCCATTTCGAGACCGGTAGAATTTACCAAAATCCTTTCCTATCAGAAGGATAGCCAAGATCGCCGCCTAACGAATATGGTTTAGACTTTACAAACATCGTTGGTTAACGCTAGGACTGTCTTCAGTTAACAGGAGACTTCCTATGGGTAGAAGTTTTTGGGACTGGCTTTGGGGCGGACGTCACGTCTAACAGGCCAGCAAAAATCAAGCGAAAGAGGGTGCCTCAGGCGCCCTTTTTTGTGTCTGGGATCCGTCTCGCCGACCGGTGGGGCAATGCGCTTGAGCGGACCTACTGTCGGATATCGAAAAGCATGGCCGCCCGCAGCTCGTCGAGGCCCATGCCTTTTTCCGCGCTGGTTACATGCACGTGCGGAAATGCTGCGGGATGCTTGCGCGCTTCTTCGCGCACGGCCTCGGTGACTTTCTCCAGAGCGCTCGCCTTGATCTTGTCGGCCTTGGTCAGCACCAGCCGGTAACCCACGGCCGCCTCGTCCAGCATGGTCATCATGTCGCGATCGCTGTCTTTCAGCCCATGGCGACTGTCGACCAGCACCATCGTCCGCCGCAGCGGCACGCGCCCGCGCAGGAAGGTGCGCACGAGCTTGCGCCATTTCTCGACGACTTTCACAGGCGCCTTGGCAAAGCCATAGCCCGGCATATCGACCAGGCGGAACTGCGTCGGCTCGCCGACTTCGAAGAAATTTAGCTCCTGCGTGCGCCCCGGCGTCACCGACGTGCGGGCAATGCTCCTGCGCCCGGTCAGTGCGTTGATGAGCGAACTCTTGCCGACATTGGAGCGGCCGCAGAAGGCCACCTCGGGAAAGTCGGGATCGGGGATGAATTTAAGCTGCGGCGCGGATAGCAGGAATTCCACCCGCCCCGAGAAAAGTCGGCGCGCCTCTGCTGCCAGGTCCTGTTCGAGTTCGGGGGTCACTCCGCGGCCTTCTCTGCCTTCTCACGCTCGGCCGCGCGTAGTTTCTCTTCCTTGTCCTTCAGCATCTGCGCTTTCAGCTGCGGATTGCGCGAATAGAGATACCATTGCTGCGCCAGCGTCAGCACGTTGTTGCTGATCCAGTAGAGCAGCAAGCCTGCGGCAAACGGCGCCATCACGAACATCAGCACCCACGGCATCAGCATGAAGATCTGCTGCTGCATCGGATCCATCGCCGCCGGGTTGAGCTTGAACTGCAGCCACATGGTGAAGCCCAGCAGCACGGCGAGAACGCCGATGGCCAGGAAGCTTGGCGGCGTGAAATCGAGCAGGCCGAAGAGATTGAGAATGGTCGCCGGGTCGCGCGCCGAGAGATCCTGGATGTAAAGGAAAGGCTGGTGACGCATTTCGATCGCCAGCAGCAGCACCTTGTAGAGCGCGAAGAAGATCGGGATCTGGATGAAGATCGGCAGGCAGCCCGCCAGCGGATTGACCTTCTCTTCCTTGTAGAGCTTCGCCATCTCCTGCTGGAGCTTGGGCTTGTCGTCCTTGTAGCGTTCCTGAAGCGCCTTCATCTTCGGCTGCACGGCGCGCATCTGCGCCATGGAATGGAATTGCTTCTGCGCGATCGGGAACAGGATCAGCCGGATGATGAGCGTCAGGCAGACGATTGCCACGCCGAAATTGCCGACCAGTCCGAACAGGAAGATCAGCACCTGCCACATCGGCCAGGCGATCCAGGCGAACCAGCCCCAGTCAATGGCGTTGCCGAAACGCTCGACACCCTGTGCCTGGTATTCGTCGAGCAGCCCGCTTTCCTTGGCGCCAGCGAACAGGCGCGTGGTGCGGGTGACAGTCTGGCCCGCGCCGATCGTGACGGGGTCGTAGATCAGGTCTGCGCGGTAGGTGTCGCCTCCCGAAGATCGGAACGCGCCCGATGCCGCCTGACCTTCCTCGGCGATAAGCGCGGAAAGCCAGTAGATATCGGTAAAGCCGATCCAGTCCGTGTCGGAGCCAAAGGTAACCGGGCCTTCCTCCAGCACCTCGTCGTAATCCCAGTCGAAATTCACGCCCTCGCCGGTCGCCGCGATGGGGCCGGAATGGACGTTCCAGGTGCTCAGGCTAGCGGTCGCGCTGGTCCGGTTGACGAAGGCGTAGGGGCGCAGCGCAATAGTGCCTTCGCCCACATTCGCCACGGCCTGCGTGACGGTGAGCATGTAATGTTCGTCGATAGCGTAGCGCAGCAGAAAACGCAGCCCTTCGCCATTGTCGTAGCGAAGCGTAACGGGCGTTTCCTGCGTCAGCGTATCGCCCTCGGACACCTGCCACTGCGTATTTGCATCGGGCAGAGAGACACCCTCGCCCACCCAGCCGAATTGCGCAAAGTGCTGGCCTGCCGTGCCGGCCGGCGCGAACAGGCGGATCGGGCCGCTATCCTGCTCCACCGTCTGGCGATGGGTCTTGAGATCGATGTCGTCGAGCCGCGCGCCTGTCGGATTGATCGAGCCGCGAATCTCCGCCGCGTCGATCGCAACGCGCTCACCGCTCGCCAGCGCCGTTTCGAGATCGACCGGGCCCGCATCAATGCTTGTGTCGCCGCCGGGTGCGGACAGCTCGCCGTCGACGCGCTGCATCGGCGCGTCCTCCCGGTTCGCCATGTTGGTCGGCGCCTCTTCCGGCTCCGGGAAATAGGTCCGCATGGCAAAATCCCAGCCGAACAGCAGGATCGCGCTCAGCACGACGGCGAGGATGAGGTTACGCTGATTGTCCAAGGTATCGAGGTCCGTCGAGAATTATGTCACGGGGCAGGCAGTGGCTCCTCATGGAACCGGATCGTGGCCATGTCCCCCCCAGGGATTGCAGCGCAATATACGCTTCGTCGCCAGCCATCCACCCCTTATCGCGCCATGCCGTTCGAGCGCCTCGATGGCGTATGCGCTGCAAGAAGGCTGGAAGCGGCAGGTGGGCGGCAGGATGCGGCTCGGGCCGAGCTGCCAGCCGCGCGCGATCAGGATAAACAACCGCTTCATCGCCGACTGCCCTTTCGCGGCCTGCGCGGGCGATTGCCCTTGCCCTGCGTTGCGCGATCGAGCGCGATTCGCAGATCCTCACCCATTTGCGCGAAGTCTCGCTCGACGCCGCCCTCGCGCCCGATAAGCACGTGATCGTGATCAGGCAGGCCGTGGTCGGTGAGCGCCCCGCGCAGCAATTCGCGAAAACGCCGCTTCATCCGGTTGCGCACCACGGCATTGCCGATCTTCTTGGTGACCGTGATCCCGTAGCGCACGCCCTCGCCCCCATTGGGCCGTGCCAGCAGCACGAAGCCCGGCCGCGCGACGCGAAGCCCGCGATTCGCCGCAAGGAAATCGGCGCGTTTGGTGAGGACCGTGGGGGTCATGGAAACGAGATAGGGAGGATGGCGAATGTGACCGAGTCTTTTGTTTGCGTCCGCGCATCCGCGCGGACGTCCTCGGTGCTATTCCCTCCGCTCCGCTGCGGGGCACCTGCGGTCGGCCGTTCGGCCTCTGTCGTGCGCTGAACGCGCTCGATCCTTGCGCAACATCACGAAAGCTCTGCGGAGCTCCGAGCAGAGCGAGGCAAGGGCAAACGCCCGCCCGCAGCGGGCGCAGCTTGCTGCGCGTCTAGCGAGGACGATCCGACGGAGGTCGGATCGAAAAACAAAGAATCACCAGGATGATCGCGCGGATGCGCGATCTTAAAGCAAATTACGCGCAAAGGTTCTTGCGACCGCGACGGCGGCGATTGCGCAGGACCTTGCGGCCACCCGGGGTTGCCTTGCGGGCGAAGAAGCCGTGGCGGCGGGCACGCACGAGATTGCTCGGCTGGAAAGTGCGCTTCATGGTTCGATACCTTGCAAATCAGAAATAAAACGGGCCGCCGATTGCTCGGGCGGCCTCATGTGGGGCAGCGCTTACTGCGGCAGGGGCGGCAAGTCAAGATAGGTGAGGCGCGGCGCGGTCGCGCTGGACGCCGTTGGCTCGACACCGATCCATCCGGCCATCTCCGCGCCGCTCAGCCAGCGCGCGTTCTCGAACGGGACCGAATTGGTCATGGCGTAGAATGCAGCGGCCTCGCTCTCCTCCATGCCCATTTCGGCATAATAGTCCAGATAACGGCGATGCTCGGGCGCGCTGGCGGGATAGTCCTGTGCGCCGCGTCCGTAATCGTCCAGCCAGCCATGCACGGCAAATTCGCTGCCTTCGTGGATTTCCCGTTCCGCCCCGGCTAGAAAAAGCTCCACCGCACCCGAGCGTATGGAGCCGCCTTCGGGCGCTCTCGTCGCAATATAGTTCTCGCGGATCATGCGGCCCACGCGCAGATTGGCGATATCGTCATGCGTGCCCGGCGCTTCGACAAATTCGACGACTTCGATGGCGGGATATTCGGCGAGCAGTGCGGCGAATTGTCGGGGCGAGCGGCTGTCGGTGATATCGACCAGCGCAACGGTGTTCTCGTCGAGCACGCGGAACGGGCCGAATGCATCGATCGCCCGTGTTTCGGCTGCTTCATGCTCGGGCGAGACATGGCGCGAAGCGGATGTCGTGACCTCGACCCACTCCTCCACCACCACATGATCCTGCGCGCAAGTGGGTGCGGCGATCAGCAGTGGCAAGAACGAGAGGACACAGCGCGGAAGCATCGCCAGATGCATGGCAGCCGCGCCCTACCCAATTGCGAAGGCAGAAGGTTGCGACCGGGTTAACGCAAAGCCGCTCGACAAGCACGGCAGGCGCGCTATCACCCCTGACTTGCAAGGGGGTTCGCTTGGTTTCTCTGGTCTCGACCGTCGCCTATCTCGGGCTGGAAGCGCGCGCCGTGGAAGTGCAGTGCCAGCTGGCGGCAGGCATGCCGCGCTTCTCTGTCGTCGGCCTGCCGGACAAGGCGGTGGGCGAAAGCCGGGAGCGGGTGCAATCGGCGCTCTCCGCAATGGGCCTGTCGCTTCCGCCTAAGCGCATCACCATCAATCTCTCCCCGGCGGACCTTCCCAAGGAAGGCTCCCACTACGATCTGCCGATCGCGCTGGCGCTGCTCGCGGCGATGGGCGTGGTCGATGCCGAGGCGATGAGCGAATGGGTCGCAGTCGGCGAGCTGGCGCTCGATGGGCGGGTGGTGGCATCGCCTGGCGTTCTGCTCGCCGCCTTGCATGCGAGCGAGACCGACAAGGGCCTGATCTGTCCCGCGGCGCAGGGGCCGGAGGCGCGCTGGGCGAGCGATGTGCGCGTTCTCGCCGCGCCCGATCTCACCAGCCTGCTCAATCATTTGAAAGGCAGCCAGCGCCTGCCCGATCCCGAGCCGGGCGAAGTCGAGCAAGCTTCGCGCGGGCCGGATCTCAAGCAGGTGAAGGGGCAGGAGACCGCCAAGCGCGCGCTCGAGATCGCGGCCGCGGGCGGGCACAATCTGCTGATGAACGGGCCGCCCGGCGCGGGCAAATCCATGCTCGCGGCCTGCCTGCCGGGCATCCTGCCACCACTTTCCCCGGCAGAGGCGCTGGAAGTGAGCATGGTCGCTTCGGTTGCAGGTACGCTCGAAGGCGGACGGATCAGCCGCGCACGGCCTTTCCGCAATCCGCATCATTCGGCCAGCATGGCGGCCTTGACGGGGGGCGGATTGCGCGTGCGACCGGGCGAAGTCAGCTTGGCGCATCTCGGCGTGCTGTTCCTCGACGAATTGCCCGAATTCCAGCGCAGCGTGCTCGATTCGCTGCGCCAGCCGCTGGAGACAGGCAAGGTCGATGTCGCCAGAGCCAATGCGCATGTCGCCTATCCGGCGCGGGTGCAGCTGATCGCCGCGATGAACCCGTGCCGCTGCGGCCATCTTGGCGATCCGGCGCTCGCCTGTTCGCGCGCCCCGAAATGCGCGGTCGACTATCAAAGCAAGGTTTCCGGCCCGATGCTCGACCGGATCGACCTGCATGTCGAGGTCGACCCCGTCAGCGCCGCCGATCTCGCTCTGCCCCCGCCGGCGGAAGGCAGCGCCGAAGTCGCCGCGCGCGTGGCCGAAGCCCGCGCCCGCCAGACGCGACGCGGTGTGCGCAGCAATGCCGAACTGGATGGCGACGCGCTGGAGGAACACGCCGGCCCCGACGAAGCGGGCCGCGCGCTGCTGATGCAGGCTGCCGAGGCGATGCGCCTCTCCGCGCGAGGATATGTGAGGATGCTGCGGGTCGCGCGGACGATCGCTGACTTGGCAGGCGCCGAGCAGGTCGGGCGCGTGCACGTGGCGGAGGCGCTGAGCTACCGACGGCAACCGCCGCGGGCTTGATACGCTGCGCAATTTTGACAAAGCTGCATGATCAGGGCACGATTGTGGCACGCTGTTAGGAGAGAGTAACGTGCGCAATTCGATAAATGCCCTTGCCTCGCTTTCAATTTGCACCGGCCTTTTCCTCACCGCCCCCGCGGCGGCGCAAGATTTGGTGGAGCCGGCGCAATCGGCTCAGCCACTGAATGCTGATGCTTGGCAGCGGGCCGTGTCGCGTGAACTTCCCGCGATACAGCGGTTCCGTGGGTTGCCGGAACTGCGCTTCGGTTTCCTTGTAGACACAGCCGGAAACGTTCGAACCTGCCTCGCATTGCCGACCGAAGTGGATACGCGAGCGCGCGGGCAGGCGCTTTGCGGAGCACTCATCGAGCATGCGCGGTTCCAGCCGGCTCTCGACGACGAGGGCAATGCGGTCGAAAGCGTCTTCGTTGCGAATTTCGCGGCCACGGCGCCGGTCACTGCGACCTCGGCAGATCTGGCGGGCGTCCCAATTCTTTAAAGGCGCGATGGCGTCGGAGCCGCCTTCCCGGCATCACACCCCATAAGGCGTATTCTTCACCAGCTTGCGATTGTAGTCCGGTGCGCCGTCGTCCCACCAGACCGGACCGCGTTCGCCTAGTGCGATTTTCGCCGCACGCACCTTCGCGCGCGCTGCTTTTTCCGCCGCCTTGTCCTCCGCTTGCAAGGCATCGCGCACGGCGCGGCGGGCGTTCATCAGGTCGTTTACCAGCGCCTGGCGCTTCTCTTCCGAAAGGTCAGGATTGCTCGCGCGCCAAAGGCGGCCGCGCACGATGATGTAGCGGCCGTCGGGCGTACGTTCCGGCCCCTCGTCGCTCAACAGCAATCCGTCTTCGCGCCCGCGCCCACCTCTTTCCAGGCTAGATCGTGCCAGCCCAGTTCGCGCCCGTCATGCGATCGCATGGCGATGGGGGCGATGGGCTTGCCGTCCTTGGCGTCGACCAGGGTCAGGTGCGGATTGGTAAGGGTGCCGTAGCGTTCGCCCCACTGGCGCAGCGCCAGCATGGCGGGCAGCAGATCTTCGCCCTTGGCGGTGAGGCGATATTCGACCTTGCGCCGGTCCGCCTCGCAAGGCGTGCGCGCCATCACCCCATGCTCGACCAGCTTGGCGAGCCGGTTGGAGAGGATATTGCGGGCAATGCCGAGCTCGCTGGAAAATTCCTCGAAATGGACGAGGCCGTTGAACGCGGCGCGCAGGATGAGAAACGACCAGCGTTCGCCCATCACTTCCAGCGCGTGCGGCAGACCGCATTCGGTCAACTCGCGCAGCGGTTCTCTCATGCCCATCGATGTATCCTCTGCCCCTTTCCCTCCTACAGACAATTGACCGATTGCCAAAAAATTTCCCCAAATAAGGGTTGCGGAACAAAACTCATCTGGATAGGTAGCGAGCCGCAACTGGTTGTCAAATGCAACCTATAATGCTGCCAGTAGGAGCCTGCCAATGTCCCGCCTTCCCCTCGCTGCCGCCCTGATCGCCGCTTCCGCTGCTATGGCATCGCCGCTCTCGGCCACGCAGAGCGCGCCTTATTTCACGGCGCAGCTCGCCGCTCCGACGAGCGAGGAGCGCGCCATTGCCGGCGGTGTGGTGTTCCGCTGCGAAGAAACGCGCTGCGCCGCGCCGCGCAGTGGGGACCGTTCGCTGCGCGTTTGCAGCGAACTGCGCCGCGAAGTAGGCGCGATTGCGAGCTTCACCGCTAATGGCCGCGCGCTCAGTGCCGCGCAGCTTGCGCGCTGCAACGGCTGAACCGCTTACCCCGTCGCCTCTCTCCATCGGGCGACACAAATTGCCCCGGTCTCGCTTCGGCGGGCCGGGGCTTTTTTATCGGGAAAGCAGTTCGTGTGCGGCCAGATCGCGTTCGAGCGAGGCCGCATTGGTGAAGTGATGCCCAATCCAGCCCCGTGCCTCAGCCGCTGCGACATTCTCGGCTTTGTCGTCGATGAAATACAGGCCTTGCGGCGCATGGCCGAAGCGGCGCTCGGCAAGGGCGTAGATCTCGGGGTCGGGCTTGGTCATGTTCTCGCGGCCGGACACCACGATATCCTCGAACAGGTCGAAAATCGGCTGGGTCGGGCGGAACTGGCTCCAGAATTCGTCGCCGAAATTCGTCAGCCCGAATAGCGGCACGCCGCGCGCGTGAATCTCCCGGGCCAGTTCATGCGTGCGGGGCACCGGACCGGGTATCGTCTCCATGAAGCGATGTTCGTAAGCGCGGATCGGCCCTTCCCACTCGGGAAACTCGGCCACCCGCTCCTCAACCATCTCCCCGATCGGACGGCCCTCGTCATGCTGATGATGCCATTGCTCGGTCACGACATGGTTCAGAAACCAGTCGAGATCGGCCTCGTCCTCGATCAGTTTCGCAAACAGGCAACGCAAATCCCAGCGCACCAGCACGCGGCCCACGTCGAAGACGACGGCGGTTGGCGTACGGGCCTCAGACACGCAAAAAGCCCCCGTGGTGGCGGGGGCTTTGCAAGAAACATGCGCCGCGCATCACACGCAGCACGGCAAGAATTTAACCTTGCCTCGCCTTGAAGCGGCGATTGGTCTTGTTGATCACATAAGTGCGACCGCGGCGGCGAATCACGCGGCAATCGCGGTGGCGGTTCTTCAACGACTTGAGGCTGTTGCGGATCTTCATGACAATTTCCCGAAAAGATAACGGCACCGGAGATGGTCTCCGATGCCGGAAATTCAAGGCGCGCCGATAGGTCGGGAGCGGTGCGAAGTCAACTATCCTCGCGTATTTCGGACAATCGCCGCTCCCACGCAAGCGCGTGTCGCACGATAATGTCGAGATCGGCATGCTGCGGCTTCCATGGCAGGGTTTCGCGGATGCGCGAGGGGTCGGAGATAAGCGCATCGGGGTCGCCCGCCCGGCGCGGCGACATGACCCGCTCGATCGGCCGGTTCGTCACCCGGTCCACGGCGTCGAGCACTTCGAGCACCGAGAAACCCCGGCCATAGCCGCAATTCATTGTCATCGAGCGTTCCGGCTCGGCCATCAGCGCTTCCAGCGCAAGCACATGCGCCGCTGCCAGATCGCTCACATGGATGTAATCACGCACACCCGTCCCGTCCGGCGTGTCGTAGTCAGTGCCGAATATGGATACGCTATTCCGCTTGCCGAGCGCAGCTTCCACCGCGACCTTTATCAGATGCGTCGCGCCCGCTGTCGATTGCCCGCTGCGCGCCTCCGGATCGGCTCCCGCGACGTTGAAATAGCGCAGGGCGCAGTAATTCATGTCATGCGCCGCCGCCGTGTCGGCCAGCATCTGCTCGGTCATCAGCTTGGACCAGCCATAGGGATTGATCGGTGCCTTGGGCATGCCCTCGCGCACTGGCGAGGTTTCGGGAATGCCGTAAGTCGCCGCCGTGCTGGAAAAGATGAAATGCCGAATGCCTGCCGCCACCGCCGCCGCGATCAGCGCACGGCTTTTCACCGTGTTGTTGTGATAATAATCGAGCGGGCGCTCCACGCTTTCGGGCACCACGATGGAG contains:
- a CDS encoding EAL domain-containing protein, with product MADAKPKKQRKARRLERLKHAVWAGAIALVLGVLTLLHPIDQVFWAMQSRAVSEPASGEFVYVSDESDFTDPDYPERRRQLAQAIRQLNAAGANRIFVDGVFDTPTNAEVDRSLNEALRSFEGEAFLVQKTQTGIDGQRQESGSVEAVADGVQPVGSDLYKNFMGLAWDAQYEIATVDGMLPNLSAKAARIDAAGKDSFPIAYDVALETLPTLTLRNVAMANFSPETVEGKTIVVGSETDDDRMSLDIPGLTGVSSTLVQVLAAESLFSDRIIFVPWFPPLMVTIILLLAVSQLPGARLRRIGYAVVALSAPIALLITAYLGWRVSASDALALLGVYGFFRLRTRWKDSFALVDPETNLPTFAAMEGSEKIAQDLPAIIVAKIHRFEQVRRTLPKEMHSEYVLRIISRLKAATQDATIHIGQGHMIAWTMGEKEPGLLQEHLEGLRALFSAPLIVGDQQVDVGITFGVDITPSPNIARRLASAVDVAEQTNETYDPLIIADATSEEDLIWNISLQARIDAALGNGEIFLAYQPKIMVQTGEVIGVEALVRWRDPAKGLIPPDSFIRQCETAGRMTHLTRFVLEEACRAGNAFEDAGHNFPVAVNISATLMHEDAVVDMVADALRRTGFDPGRLTLEITETYRISNLERAAEVMEKLRALGLKISMDDFGVGAASLEALLRLPFGELKIDRMFVSRMTSDPKAAGIVRNILQLGKDLRIIVVAEGVEDAATLTILRDSGCLVAQGFAISRPVEFTKILSYQKDSQDRRLTNMV
- the yihA gene encoding ribosome biogenesis GTP-binding protein YihA/YsxC yields the protein MTPELEQDLAAEARRLFSGRVEFLLSAPQLKFIPDPDFPEVAFCGRSNVGKSSLINALTGRRSIARTSVTPGRTQELNFFEVGEPTQFRLVDMPGYGFAKAPVKVVEKWRKLVRTFLRGRVPLRRTMVLVDSRHGLKDSDRDMMTMLDEAAVGYRLVLTKADKIKASALEKVTEAVREEARKHPAAFPHVHVTSAEKGMGLDELRAAMLFDIRQ
- the yidC gene encoding membrane protein insertase YidC — encoded protein: MDNQRNLILAVVLSAILLFGWDFAMRTYFPEPEEAPTNMANREDAPMQRVDGELSAPGGDTSIDAGPVDLETALASGERVAIDAAEIRGSINPTGARLDDIDLKTHRQTVEQDSGPIRLFAPAGTAGQHFAQFGWVGEGVSLPDANTQWQVSEGDTLTQETPVTLRYDNGEGLRFLLRYAIDEHYMLTVTQAVANVGEGTIALRPYAFVNRTSATASLSTWNVHSGPIAATGEGVNFDWDYDEVLEEGPVTFGSDTDWIGFTDIYWLSALIAEEGQAASGAFRSSGGDTYRADLIYDPVTIGAGQTVTRTTRLFAGAKESGLLDEYQAQGVERFGNAIDWGWFAWIAWPMWQVLIFLFGLVGNFGVAIVCLTLIIRLILFPIAQKQFHSMAQMRAVQPKMKALQERYKDDKPKLQQEMAKLYKEEKVNPLAGCLPIFIQIPIFFALYKVLLLAIEMRHQPFLYIQDLSARDPATILNLFGLLDFTPPSFLAIGVLAVLLGFTMWLQFKLNPAAMDPMQQQIFMLMPWVLMFVMAPFAAGLLLYWISNNVLTLAQQWYLYSRNPQLKAQMLKDKEEKLRAAEREKAEKAAE
- the yidD gene encoding membrane protein insertion efficiency factor YidD, whose product is MKRLFILIARGWQLGPSRILPPTCRFQPSCSAYAIEALERHGAIRGGWLATKRILRCNPWGGHGHDPVP
- the rnpA gene encoding ribonuclease P protein component encodes the protein MTPTVLTKRADFLAANRGLRVARPGFVLLARPNGGEGVRYGITVTKKIGNAVVRNRMKRRFRELLRGALTDHGLPDHDHVLIGREGGVERDFAQMGEDLRIALDRATQGKGNRPRRPRKGSRR
- the rpmH gene encoding 50S ribosomal protein L34 — its product is MKRTFQPSNLVRARRHGFFARKATPGGRKVLRNRRRRGRKNLCA
- a CDS encoding alpha/beta hydrolase, with the translated sequence MLPRCVLSFLPLLIAAPTCAQDHVVVEEWVEVTTSASRHVSPEHEAAETRAIDAFGPFRVLDENTVALVDITDSRSPRQFAALLAEYPAIEVVEFVEAPGTHDDIANLRVGRMIRENYIATRAPEGGSIRSGAVELFLAGAEREIHEGSEFAVHGWLDDYGRGAQDYPASAPEHRRYLDYYAEMGMEESEAAAFYAMTNSVPFENARWLSGAEMAGWIGVEPTASSATAPRLTYLDLPPLPQ
- a CDS encoding YifB family Mg chelatase-like AAA ATPase — encoded protein: MVSLVSTVAYLGLEARAVEVQCQLAAGMPRFSVVGLPDKAVGESRERVQSALSAMGLSLPPKRITINLSPADLPKEGSHYDLPIALALLAAMGVVDAEAMSEWVAVGELALDGRVVASPGVLLAALHASETDKGLICPAAQGPEARWASDVRVLAAPDLTSLLNHLKGSQRLPDPEPGEVEQASRGPDLKQVKGQETAKRALEIAAAGGHNLLMNGPPGAGKSMLAACLPGILPPLSPAEALEVSMVASVAGTLEGGRISRARPFRNPHHSASMAALTGGGLRVRPGEVSLAHLGVLFLDELPEFQRSVLDSLRQPLETGKVDVARANAHVAYPARVQLIAAMNPCRCGHLGDPALACSRAPKCAVDYQSKVSGPMLDRIDLHVEVDPVSAADLALPPPAEGSAEVAARVAEARARQTRRGVRSNAELDGDALEEHAGPDEAGRALLMQAAEAMRLSARGYVRMLRVARTIADLAGAEQVGRVHVAEALSYRRQPPRA
- a CDS encoding winged helix-turn-helix transcriptional regulator, whose protein sequence is MREPLRELTECGLPHALEVMGERWSFLILRAAFNGLVHFEEFSSELGIARNILSNRLAKLVEHGVMARTPCEADRRKVEYRLTAKGEDLLPAMLALRQWGERYGTLTNPHLTLVDAKDGKPIAPIAMRSHDGRELGWHDLAWKEVGAGAKTDCC
- a CDS encoding CC_3452 family protein encodes the protein MSRLPLAAALIAASAAMASPLSATQSAPYFTAQLAAPTSEERAIAGGVVFRCEETRCAAPRSGDRSLRVCSELRREVGAIASFTANGRALSAAQLARCNG
- a CDS encoding HAD family hydrolase gives rise to the protein MSEARTPTAVVFDVGRVLVRWDLRCLFAKLIEDEADLDWFLNHVVTEQWHHQHDEGRPIGEMVEERVAEFPEWEGPIRAYEHRFMETIPGPVPRTHELAREIHARGVPLFGLTNFGDEFWSQFRPTQPIFDLFEDIVVSGRENMTKPDPEIYALAERRFGHAPQGLYFIDDKAENVAAAEARGWIGHHFTNAASLERDLAAHELLSR
- the ykgO gene encoding type B 50S ribosomal protein L36, whose protein sequence is MKIRNSLKSLKNRHRDCRVIRRRGRTYVINKTNRRFKARQG
- the galE gene encoding UDP-glucose 4-epimerase GalE → MESKPSILVTGGAGYIGSHAVLALRDRGWPVAVIDNLSTGFRFAVPEGVPLYEGDIADGELLARIFADQGIGAIMHFAGSIVVPESVERPLDYYHNNTVKSRALIAAAVAAGIRHFIFSSTAATYGIPETSPVREGMPKAPINPYGWSKLMTEQMLADTAAAHDMNYCALRYFNVAGADPEARSGQSTAGATHLIKVAVEAALGKRNSVSIFGTDYDTPDGTGVRDYIHVSDLAAAHVLALEALMAEPERSMTMNCGYGRGFSVLEVLDAVDRVTNRPIERVMSPRRAGDPDALISDPSRIRETLPWKPQHADLDIIVRHALAWERRLSEIREDS